A window of the Vigna angularis cultivar LongXiaoDou No.4 chromosome 3, ASM1680809v1, whole genome shotgun sequence genome harbors these coding sequences:
- the LOC108325056 gene encoding purine-uracil permease NCS1, which yields MVLSKCLSLTLHLPPHPTTPFLNPVPPFKTPSFSSSPNHTFFPSKLKKTFLSPSLDKLLPMKCSDSSNSISLPDLEFESDPTLTNEDLKPTAPSQRTFSGFEIASLWVGLVVGVPSYYLAGSLVDLGMAWWQGIATVVAANMVLLVPLVLTGHAGTRYGISFPVLVRSSFGIHGAHIPTLLRALIGCGWYGIESWIGGEAIFLLLPTSIKEASFSQPLPWLGTSPLEFACFLVFWVAQLAFVLRGIDGIRKLEKYSAPILVALTSCLLIWSCLKAGGIGHMLSLSSKLSASEFWSIFFPSLTANISFWATVAINIPDFTRYAKSQKDQVIGQIGLPIFMGAFTFVGVAVTSSTKVIFGQVISDPIQLLGQIGGLTTRIIAIFGISLAIITTNIAANVVAPANALVNLSPKWFTFSRGALLTALLGIAFQPWRLLQSSESFVYTWLVGYSALMGPIAGIVLADYYIIHKTNLNMNDLYSKSHYGAYWYSGGFNVAAILALVIGVLPVVPGFLQKIGIATSVPNTFVVIYNNAWFISFFSAGFLYLVLSNLRGKPGNSAARDPLLPTAK from the coding sequence ATGGTATTATCTAAATGTCTAAGTTTAACATTGCATCTTCCTCCTCACCCCACTACTCCTTTTCTCAACCCAGTGCCACCATTCAAAACTCCaagcttttcttcttctcccaaCCATACTTTCTTTCCTTCAAAACTCAAAAAAACATTTCTTTCACCATCCTTAGACAAACTCTTACCAATGAAATGTTCCGACTCTTCAAACTCCATCTCACTACCTGATTTGGAGTTTGAGTCTGATCCCACTCTCACCAATGAAGACCTGAAGCCAACAGCACCGAGTCAAAGGACATTTTCTGGCTTTGAAATAGCAAGTTTATGGGTTGGACTGGTTGTCGGTGTCCCTTCTTACTACCTTGCCGGTAGCCTTGTGGACCTTGGCATGGCTTGGTGGCAAGGCATAGCAACTGTGGTGGCGGCCAACATGGTGCTCTTGGTTCCTTTGGTCCTCACTGGGCATGCAGGCACACGTTATGGCATATCATTCCCAGTTCTTGTTAGATCCTCTTTTGGCATCCATGGTGCTCACATTCCTACACTTCTAAGAGCCCTAATTGGTTGTGGTTGGTATGGAATTGAGTCTTGGATTGGTGGGGAGGCAATTTTCCTTCTCTTGCCAACATCCATTAAGGAAGCTTCATTCTCCCAGCCTCTACCTTGGCTTGGCACTTCCCCTCTTGAGTTTGCTTGTTTTTTGGTCTTTTGGGTGGCTCAGTTGGCCTTTGTCTTGAGAGGAATTGATGGTATTAGAAAGCTTGAGAAGTACTCAGCTCCAATATTGGTTGCTCTCACTTCTTGTCTTCTGATTTGGTCTTGTCTCAAAGCTGGTGGCATTGGTCACATGCTCTCTTTGTCTTCCAAGCTCTCTGCATCAGAATTCTGGTCTATTTTCTTCCCTTCCCTCACTGCCAATATAAGCTTTTGGGCCACTGTGGCTATTAACATCCCTGATTTCACAAGATATGCTAAGAGCCAGAAGGATCAAGTTATTGGTCAAATTGGACTTCCCATCTTTATGGGGGCTTTCACATTTGTTGGTGTAGCAGTCACCTCATCCACAAAAGTGATATTTGGTCAAGTCATTTCTGACCCTATTCAACTTCTTGGTCAAATTGGTGGCCTCACAACTAGGATCATTGCAATCTTTGGTATAAGCCTAGCCATTATCACCACCAATATTGCTGCCAATGTTGTGGCACCAGCAAATGCTCTGGTGAATCTCAGCCCCAAATGGTTCACCTTTAGCAGAGGAGCTCTTCTGACTGCACTCCTTGGGATTGCTTTTCAACCTTGGAGGCTTCTTCAGTCTAGTGAGAGTTTTGTTTACACTTGGCTAGTTGGATACTCTGCTTTGATGGGTCCTATTGCAGGGATTGTTCTAGCTGATTACTATATCATACACAAGACAAATTTGAATATGAATGACTTGTACTCAAAGAGTCATTATGGGGCATACTGGTATTCAGGAGGATTTAATGTAGCTGCTATTCTGGCACTAGTTATTGGAGTTTTACCTGTGGTTCCTGGTTTCTTGCAGAAAATTGGAATTGCAACTTCAGTTCCTAACACTTTTGTTGTGATCTACAACAATGCCTGGTTTATAAGCTTCTTTTCTGCAGGATTCTTGTATTTGGTTCTGTCAAATTTGAGAGGGAAACCTGGTAACTCTGCTGCCAGAGACCCCCTTTTGCCTACAGCAAAGTAA